From the genome of Parafrankia discariae, one region includes:
- a CDS encoding SigE family RNA polymerase sigma factor, which produces MSTDAAAGSGAAPAQRPGSDDGFTGSEGRLPGRHPDPDEVGPSLEDPGPVPVGAVALEAAGCPGPPPNARVEFREFFEHHHRELARFAYLLTGDHDAADDLTAEALTAAWSKWDRVSSADSPLAYVRRIVANLATSRLRRVIRERRGMTVLGMLAEHTEHAPDDTDVPAAVDLRAALMTLPARKRACVVLRYAFDLSEADTARTLGISVGTVKSQTSKAVAELERALGTRPELTHSDPPDDTSARKQDARPPAPQTPRRAGATRGRRRATGGTDPASVARSALNRLRDSEAPGRLRGSEG; this is translated from the coding sequence ATGAGCACCGATGCGGCCGCCGGCAGCGGGGCCGCCCCGGCCCAGCGCCCGGGCTCCGACGACGGGTTCACCGGCTCCGAGGGTCGGCTTCCGGGCCGGCACCCGGACCCGGACGAGGTGGGGCCCAGTCTGGAGGACCCCGGGCCTGTTCCGGTCGGGGCCGTTGCGCTGGAGGCTGCCGGCTGCCCGGGGCCGCCCCCGAACGCCCGGGTCGAGTTCCGGGAGTTCTTCGAACATCACCACCGCGAGTTGGCACGTTTCGCCTACCTGCTCACCGGCGACCACGACGCGGCCGACGACCTCACCGCCGAGGCGCTCACGGCCGCCTGGTCCAAGTGGGACCGGGTCAGCAGCGCGGACAGTCCCCTCGCCTACGTGCGTCGCATCGTGGCGAACCTGGCCACCAGCCGGCTGCGACGGGTGATCCGGGAACGCCGGGGAATGACCGTCCTCGGCATGCTGGCCGAACACACCGAGCACGCGCCGGACGACACTGACGTTCCCGCCGCCGTCGACCTGCGCGCCGCGTTGATGACGCTTCCGGCCAGGAAGCGGGCCTGTGTCGTGCTGCGGTACGCCTTCGACCTGTCCGAGGCGGACACCGCCCGGACGCTGGGAATCTCCGTCGGAACGGTCAAGAGCCAGACCTCCAAGGCGGTGGCCGAGCTCGAACGGGCGCTCGGCACCCGGCCCGAGCTGACCCACTCCGACCCCCCGGACGACACGTCGGCCCGAAAACAGGACGCCCGCCCGCCGGCTCCGCAGACACCGCGCCGAGCCGGTGCCACCCGTGGCCGCCGGCGGGCGACCGGCGGTACGGATCCGGCGAGCGTCGCCCGGTCGGCGCTGAACCGGCTGCGCGACAGCGAGGCACCCGGACGGCTCCGCGGCAGCGAGGGCTGA
- a CDS encoding NAD(P)H-quinone oxidoreductase, which yields MHAVTVSAPGGPDVMSWSEVPDLPPPGHGEVTVDIVATAVNRADLLQRQGFYPPPRGATEIIGMECSGRVAAVGPGVDGFAPGDEVCALLVGGGYATQVNVPAAQLLPVPAGVDLIHAAGLPEVACTVHSTVFERAALADGEVFLVHGGASGIGTFAIQAVRALRPSAVVATTAGSAEKLARCRELGAHIAVSYREEDFVARVRAETDGHGADVILDNMGASYLERNVDLLATEGRLVVIGLQGGTRGTLNLGALLPKRASVHALSLRARPDAQKARIVAGVREEFWPQVAAGRIRPVIDRVLPITEVATAHRVLEDSGHVGKVIMTVGG from the coding sequence GTGCATGCGGTGACGGTGAGCGCTCCCGGTGGACCCGACGTCATGAGCTGGTCGGAGGTGCCCGATCTCCCGCCGCCCGGCCACGGTGAGGTCACCGTCGACATCGTGGCGACGGCCGTCAACCGGGCGGATCTCCTGCAGCGGCAGGGCTTCTACCCGCCGCCCCGCGGCGCGACCGAGATCATCGGAATGGAGTGCTCCGGCCGGGTGGCCGCGGTGGGCCCGGGGGTCGACGGCTTCGCCCCGGGTGACGAGGTGTGCGCGCTGCTGGTGGGTGGCGGCTACGCGACCCAGGTCAACGTCCCGGCGGCCCAGCTCCTGCCGGTTCCGGCGGGGGTCGACCTGATCCACGCCGCGGGCCTGCCCGAGGTCGCGTGCACCGTGCACTCGACGGTCTTCGAGCGCGCGGCCCTGGCGGACGGCGAGGTGTTCCTGGTCCACGGTGGCGCGTCGGGTATCGGCACGTTCGCGATCCAGGCCGTTCGGGCGCTGCGCCCGTCCGCGGTGGTCGCCACGACGGCGGGCAGCGCGGAGAAGCTCGCCCGCTGCCGTGAGCTCGGCGCGCACATCGCGGTCTCCTACCGGGAGGAGGACTTCGTCGCCCGGGTGCGAGCGGAGACCGACGGCCACGGCGCCGACGTCATCCTCGACAACATGGGCGCCTCCTACCTGGAACGCAACGTGGATCTGCTGGCGACCGAGGGCCGCCTCGTCGTGATCGGGCTGCAGGGCGGCACCAGGGGCACCCTGAATCTGGGCGCCCTGCTCCCCAAGCGGGCCAGTGTGCACGCGCTCTCGCTGCGCGCCCGCCCGGACGCGCAGAAGGCCCGGATCGTCGCCGGAGTGCGCGAGGAGTTCTGGCCACAGGTCGCCGCCGGGCGGATCCGGCCGGTGATCGACCGTGTTCTGCCGATCACCGAGGTCGCCACCGCCCACCGGGTGCTCGAGGATTCCGGGCACGTGGGCAAGGTCATCATGACGGTCGGCGGCTGA
- a CDS encoding bacterial proteasome activator family protein, which translates to MTDQPEPRVVVVGPDGALQEVPGAVGVPLTPSAGRGGRGGAAGPGEGKNPFADMVSQPDKVMRIGTMIKQLLEEVRAAPLDDASRVRLRRIHQSSITELSDGLAPELRAELDRLSLPFDEDSTPSDGELRIAQAQLVGWLEGLFHGLQTALFAQQMAARAQLEEMRRRALPSGQQQSDNEPFGGTYL; encoded by the coding sequence ATGACAGACCAACCGGAACCCCGCGTCGTCGTCGTCGGCCCGGACGGTGCCCTCCAGGAGGTCCCTGGCGCGGTGGGCGTCCCGCTCACGCCCTCCGCGGGGCGCGGTGGCCGGGGCGGCGCCGCCGGGCCGGGCGAGGGCAAGAACCCCTTCGCCGACATGGTGTCCCAGCCGGACAAGGTCATGCGGATCGGCACCATGATCAAGCAGCTGCTCGAGGAGGTGCGGGCCGCGCCGCTCGACGACGCCAGCCGCGTCCGGCTCCGGCGGATCCACCAGAGCTCGATCACCGAGCTCTCGGACGGGCTCGCCCCGGAACTGCGCGCGGAGCTCGACCGCCTGTCGTTGCCGTTCGACGAGGACTCGACCCCCTCCGACGGGGAGCTGCGGATCGCCCAGGCGCAGCTCGTCGGCTGGCTGGAGGGGCTTTTCCACGGGTTGCAGACCGCGCTGTTCGCCCAGCAGATGGCGGCGCGGGCGCAGCTCGAGGAGATGCGCCGCCGGGCTCTGCCGAGCGGGCAGCAGCAGAGCGACAACGAGCCGTTCGGCGGCACTTACCTCTGA
- a CDS encoding metallopeptidase TldD-related protein gives MSEGLPVTGTTQAIRASHEIVERALALSRADGTIVIASESSTVNLRWANNTLTTNGAARDRSVTVISVIGRSFGVRTTSTVDGPGGGGDLAGLESLVRASEAAARESDDAEDYSGLVGPATAAVGGETFTDPAERTSSAVFASFAGDLAEAFGAARAQGRRLFGFAEHDRTTTWLGTSTGLRLRHSQPTGSVEWNAKSAAPGGSVWHGQSTQDFTDVDVAATDAQLRARLGWCDRSVELPAGRYETLLPPSAVADFMVYLYWSAAGRDAAEGRTVFSRPGGGTRVGEALGPAGLRLWSDPAAAGLTTAPFVTAGASSATSSVFDNGLPLGPTDWIRDGRLNALVQTRSSARAASLAATAAGPDGAGNDSGGTGAAGQRVAVTPFVDNLLLDGGGTATLDEMIASTRRGLLLTCLWYIREVDPQVLLLTGLTRDGVFLIEDGEVVGAVNNFRFNESPVDLLGRIAEIGATTRTMPREWADWFTLARMPALRISDFNMSSVSPAS, from the coding sequence ATGAGCGAGGGGCTCCCGGTGACGGGGACGACACAGGCGATCCGCGCTTCGCACGAGATCGTCGAACGGGCGCTGGCGCTGTCCCGCGCGGACGGCACGATCGTCATCGCCAGCGAGTCGAGCACGGTGAACCTGCGCTGGGCGAACAACACGCTCACCACGAACGGCGCCGCGCGCGACCGTTCCGTGACCGTCATCAGCGTGATCGGGCGTTCCTTCGGGGTGCGCACGACCTCGACGGTGGACGGGCCGGGCGGCGGCGGCGATCTGGCCGGCTTGGAGTCGCTGGTCCGCGCCTCCGAGGCCGCCGCCCGCGAATCGGACGACGCCGAGGACTACAGCGGCCTGGTCGGGCCCGCCACGGCGGCGGTCGGCGGCGAGACCTTCACCGACCCGGCCGAGCGGACCAGCAGCGCGGTGTTCGCGTCCTTCGCCGGCGACCTGGCCGAGGCGTTCGGCGCGGCCCGGGCGCAGGGCCGGCGCCTGTTCGGTTTCGCCGAGCACGACCGCACCACGACCTGGCTCGGGACGTCGACGGGCCTACGGCTGCGGCACAGCCAGCCCACCGGCTCGGTGGAGTGGAACGCGAAGAGCGCCGCCCCCGGCGGCTCGGTCTGGCACGGGCAGTCCACCCAGGACTTCACCGATGTCGATGTCGCCGCGACCGACGCCCAGCTGCGGGCCCGGCTCGGCTGGTGCGACCGGTCTGTGGAGCTGCCGGCCGGCCGGTACGAGACGCTGCTCCCGCCCTCCGCCGTCGCCGACTTCATGGTCTACCTGTACTGGTCGGCGGCCGGTCGGGACGCCGCCGAGGGACGCACGGTGTTCAGCCGCCCCGGTGGCGGGACGCGCGTGGGCGAGGCGCTCGGCCCCGCCGGCCTGCGTCTGTGGAGCGACCCGGCGGCGGCGGGCCTGACGACCGCGCCGTTCGTGACGGCCGGGGCGTCCTCGGCGACGTCGAGTGTCTTCGACAACGGGCTCCCGCTGGGCCCGACCGACTGGATCCGGGACGGGCGTCTCAACGCGCTCGTCCAGACCCGCTCGTCGGCGCGCGCCGCGAGCCTGGCCGCCACGGCCGCCGGGCCCGACGGCGCCGGAAACGACTCCGGCGGCACCGGCGCTGCCGGTCAGCGCGTCGCCGTGACCCCGTTCGTCGACAACCTGCTCCTCGACGGTGGTGGCACCGCCACCCTGGACGAGATGATCGCCTCGACCCGACGCGGCCTGCTCCTCACCTGCCTGTGGTACATCCGGGAGGTCGACCCGCAGGTTCTGCTGCTCACCGGCCTCACCCGGGACGGCGTCTTCCTCATCGAGGACGGCGAGGTCGTCGGAGCGGTCAACAACTTCCGGTTCAACGAGTCACCGGTGGACCTGCTGGGCCGCATCGCCGAGATCGGTGCCACCACCCGGACGATGCCGCGGGAGTGGGCCGACTGGTTCACCCTGGCCAGGATGCCGGCGCTACGGATTTCGGACTTCAACATGAGCTCGGTGAGCCCGGCCAGCTGA